One part of the Deltaproteobacteria bacterium genome encodes these proteins:
- a CDS encoding molybdopterin-dependent oxidoreductase has translation MSEEKADRIVAARLRLRERFLARPGRERPARGSGEPNRHGEPKLPPGQRPTTKWPVLDLGEHPRIEPEQVRLVVDGAVAHPLELSWEELLQLPQVEEESDFHCVTGWSQMDLRFTGVRLVDLLARAEPHEEAAHLLCHAADGYTTSLLLADGLAPDVLLAHRVGGEPLPREHGGPLRMVTPRLYAWKGTKWIERIEVCAEEKPGFWERGGYARVGDPWTEDRYADPDDPPPGAEI, from the coding sequence ATGAGCGAGGAGAAGGCCGATCGCATCGTCGCCGCGCGCCTGAGGCTCCGCGAGCGCTTCCTGGCGCGGCCGGGGCGGGAGCGGCCGGCCCGGGGCAGCGGGGAGCCGAACCGCCACGGCGAGCCCAAGCTGCCGCCGGGCCAGCGCCCGACGACCAAGTGGCCGGTGCTCGACCTGGGCGAGCACCCGCGGATCGAGCCGGAGCAGGTGCGGCTGGTGGTGGACGGCGCGGTGGCGCACCCCCTCGAGCTCTCCTGGGAGGAGCTGCTGCAGCTCCCGCAGGTGGAGGAGGAGAGCGACTTCCACTGCGTCACCGGCTGGTCGCAGATGGACCTGCGCTTCACGGGGGTTCGCCTGGTCGATCTGCTGGCCCGGGCGGAGCCCCACGAGGAGGCCGCGCACCTGCTCTGCCACGCCGCCGACGGCTACACCACCAGCCTCTTGCTGGCCGACGGCCTCGCCCCCGACGTGCTGCTCGCCCACCGGGTGGGCGGCGAGCCCCTGCCGCGCGAGCACGGCGGCCCCCTGCGGATGGTCACCCCCCGCCTCTACGCCTGGAAGGGCACCAAGTGGATCGAGCGGATCGAGGTCTGCGCCGAGGAGAAGCCCGGCTTCTGGGAGCGGGGCGGCTACGCGAGGGTGGGCGACCCCTGGACCGAGGATCGCTACGCCGATCCCGACGATCCGCCGCCGGGCGCGGAGATCTGA
- a CDS encoding thioesterase family protein: MITLDQNAVRLLIEFMEEQIPFNKHLGLKCTALEEGKARLEIPFQEFLIGDPFRPALHGGVISTLADTCGGAAVFSLFDNVNDRTSTVDLRVDYLRPGLRETLIAEAEVIRAGNKVAVVDVVVFHPDRKGEPVATAKAVYNLKRASEG; this comes from the coding sequence ATGATCACCCTCGACCAGAACGCCGTCCGGCTCCTCATCGAATTCATGGAGGAGCAGATCCCCTTCAACAAGCACCTCGGGCTGAAGTGCACCGCCCTCGAGGAGGGGAAGGCGAGGCTGGAGATCCCCTTCCAGGAGTTCCTCATCGGCGACCCCTTCCGGCCGGCGCTGCACGGCGGCGTGATCTCCACGCTGGCCGACACCTGCGGCGGCGCCGCGGTCTTCTCGCTCTTCGACAACGTGAACGATCGCACCTCCACGGTGGATCTCCGGGTGGACTACCTGCGGCCCGGCCTCCGGGAGACCCTCATCGCCGAGGCCGAGGTGATCCGCGCGGGCAACAAGGTGGCGGTCGTCGACGTCGTGGTCTTCCACCCCGACCGGAAGGGCGAGCCCGTCGCCACCGCCAAGGCGGTCTACAACCTGAAGAGAGCCAGCGAGGGATGA
- a CDS encoding N-6 DNA methylase yields the protein MSQPPGGAPRERSGGPAHLDAEARARLGAFYTPAEIARRIVEEALDLREGAPPRRVIDPAAGDGAFLLAYAQLARERRLGSEREIATGLFGLDRDPAAPALAAEVLAGQGFVPLPGHLHEGDALLGDWPPGGSRAGPFDLILGNPPFRNIVRLPAEERDALKARFETFHNKCDLYGLFLEASLARLAPGGILAMIVADTFLGTSSFGPLRERIFAAGDVTPRAMWELGAGVFDAAVRCQVLFVEGRPAREEDRLALALLERDGKLRRRGSLPLSPLRARARLSAALPSDLAALERAETMRAHGVPLGELASFSLGVKTGNDARFLAPSAAELPPGEGGRRRLVRALRGRDVQRFRIVGEQVLDYRPELLRTLHGARPRQPEELQRPVKVLVRETSGKRLIAALDDRGRVPLDTLHALWPAEVGRCSNHFLLGVLSARPVEWFYAQHHPGSHVKLGELRELPVPSPDGPWAGPIEQLARRLGGELTAAARSKARRELDDLVASGLGLPGGWRE from the coding sequence ATGAGCCAACCTCCCGGGGGCGCGCCGCGCGAGCGGAGCGGGGGGCCGGCCCACCTCGACGCCGAGGCCCGCGCGCGCCTCGGCGCCTTCTACACCCCGGCCGAGATCGCCCGGCGGATCGTCGAGGAGGCCCTCGACCTGCGGGAGGGGGCGCCCCCGCGGCGGGTCATCGATCCGGCCGCCGGGGACGGCGCCTTCCTCCTCGCCTACGCGCAGCTGGCCCGGGAGCGGCGGCTGGGCAGCGAGCGGGAGATCGCCACCGGGCTCTTCGGACTCGATCGCGATCCGGCCGCGCCGGCGCTGGCCGCCGAGGTCCTGGCCGGGCAGGGCTTCGTCCCGCTGCCGGGCCACCTCCACGAGGGCGACGCCCTGCTCGGCGACTGGCCGCCGGGCGGCAGCCGGGCCGGCCCCTTCGATCTGATCCTGGGCAACCCCCCCTTCCGGAACATCGTCCGCCTGCCCGCGGAGGAGCGTGACGCCCTCAAGGCCCGCTTCGAGACCTTCCACAACAAGTGCGATCTCTACGGGCTCTTCCTCGAGGCCTCCCTCGCCCGGCTCGCCCCCGGCGGGATCCTGGCGATGATCGTGGCCGACACCTTCCTCGGGACCTCCTCCTTCGGTCCCCTGCGGGAGCGGATCTTCGCCGCCGGTGACGTGACGCCCCGGGCGATGTGGGAGCTCGGGGCGGGGGTCTTCGACGCGGCGGTGCGCTGCCAGGTGCTCTTCGTCGAGGGGCGGCCCGCGCGGGAGGAGGATCGCCTCGCCCTGGCCCTGCTGGAGCGGGACGGCAAGCTGCGCCGCCGCGGCAGCCTCCCCCTCTCGCCGCTGCGCGCGCGCGCCCGCCTCTCGGCCGCGCTGCCCTCCGATCTCGCCGCCCTCGAGCGCGCCGAGACGATGCGGGCCCACGGCGTCCCCCTGGGTGAGCTGGCGAGCTTCTCCCTCGGGGTGAAGACGGGCAACGACGCCCGCTTCCTCGCTCCCTCCGCCGCCGAGCTCCCGCCGGGCGAGGGCGGGCGCCGCCGCCTGGTGCGCGCCCTGCGGGGACGGGACGTGCAGCGCTTCCGGATCGTCGGCGAGCAGGTCCTCGACTACCGGCCCGAGCTGCTGCGCACCCTCCACGGCGCCCGGCCCCGGCAACCGGAGGAGCTGCAGCGGCCGGTGAAGGTCCTCGTGCGGGAGACCTCGGGCAAGCGGCTCATCGCCGCCCTCGACGATCGCGGGCGGGTACCCCTGGACACCCTCCACGCCCTCTGGCCGGCGGAGGTGGGCCGGTGCTCCAACCACTTCCTCCTCGGCGTCCTCTCGGCCCGGCCGGTGGAGTGGTTCTACGCCCAGCACCACCCGGGCTCGCACGTGAAGCTCGGCGAGCTGCGCGAGCTGCCCGTGCCCTCCCCTGACGGCCCCTGGGCCGGGCCCATCGAGCAGCTGGCCCGGCGCCTCGGCGGAGAGCTGACGGCGGCCGCCCGCTCGAAGGCCCGGCGCGAGCTGGACGATCTCGTCGCCAGCGGGCTCGGCCTGCCCGGGGGTTGGCGCGAGTGA
- a CDS encoding metallopeptidase TldD-related protein: protein MKTLEQLSAVAEAIVSRLEGKTRDIEVRVSRSDGFGYEIKNRELAPELALGRVSVGLRALTEKGLAVAATSSLDIEENVRAIEAALGAAQATPLESFGVGEFAPDGSGHDEDWEPWAREPERLRDLAATIRDRTFAADAAREGATLTSLEGGVSFGTSWLALATRGGRAAFKRSSGGAFTQIDSSHYKVEHLERAPDAATVERVGALGATTLSEILPRSLTPSELGAGGGQPLPVILHPRQLETMLRYAAAEKFLGSSRNAGMTDLRAGQAVWDPAITLLDSGIEEGLSSRRPCDDELIATRATPLVEAGKVGALIYSRRSALEAGEGFASTGNGYRAPMLVEELSEAPIRDKLSGLVMAPGATPLEELIAGVERGIFLYACLGIHGADRARAAFSTTVYDGFAIEKGELTGMLAPGRWNVAGHLFPEGESKGMLGEVTLSAEQKVTGSGKFPWVLTHLDIG, encoded by the coding sequence ATGAAGACCCTGGAGCAGCTCTCCGCGGTGGCCGAGGCCATCGTCTCCCGGCTCGAAGGCAAGACCCGCGACATCGAGGTGCGGGTCAGCCGGAGCGACGGCTTCGGCTACGAGATCAAGAACCGCGAGCTCGCCCCCGAGCTCGCCCTCGGCCGGGTCAGCGTCGGCCTGCGCGCGCTCACCGAGAAGGGCCTGGCCGTGGCGGCCACCAGCAGCCTCGATATCGAGGAGAACGTCCGGGCGATCGAGGCGGCCCTCGGGGCGGCGCAGGCGACGCCCCTCGAGAGCTTCGGGGTGGGCGAGTTCGCCCCGGACGGCTCGGGCCACGACGAGGACTGGGAGCCCTGGGCGCGAGAGCCCGAGCGGCTGCGCGACCTCGCCGCCACGATCCGCGACCGCACCTTCGCCGCCGACGCGGCGCGGGAGGGCGCGACGCTCACCTCCCTCGAGGGCGGGGTCTCCTTCGGCACCTCCTGGCTCGCCCTGGCCACCCGCGGGGGCCGCGCGGCCTTCAAGCGCAGCTCCGGCGGCGCCTTCACCCAGATCGACAGCAGCCACTACAAGGTCGAGCACCTCGAGCGGGCCCCCGACGCCGCGACCGTGGAGCGGGTGGGCGCCCTGGGCGCCACGACCCTCTCCGAGATCCTCCCCCGGAGCCTGACCCCCTCGGAGCTCGGGGCCGGCGGCGGCCAGCCCCTGCCGGTGATCCTCCACCCGCGGCAGCTGGAGACCATGCTGCGCTACGCGGCCGCGGAGAAGTTCCTCGGCAGCTCGCGCAACGCGGGGATGACCGATCTTCGCGCCGGCCAGGCGGTCTGGGATCCGGCGATCACCCTCCTGGACAGCGGGATCGAGGAGGGCCTCTCGAGCCGGCGCCCCTGCGACGACGAGCTCATCGCCACCCGGGCGACCCCCCTGGTCGAGGCCGGGAAGGTTGGCGCCCTGATCTACAGCCGCCGCTCGGCGCTGGAGGCCGGTGAGGGCTTCGCCTCGACCGGGAACGGCTACCGCGCGCCGATGCTGGTGGAGGAGCTCTCCGAGGCGCCGATCCGCGACAAGCTCTCGGGCCTGGTGATGGCGCCGGGGGCGACGCCGCTCGAGGAGCTGATCGCCGGCGTGGAGCGGGGGATCTTCCTCTACGCCTGCCTGGGGATCCACGGCGCCGACCGGGCGCGGGCCGCCTTCTCCACCACCGTCTACGACGGCTTCGCCATCGAGAAGGGCGAGCTCACCGGGATGCTGGCGCCGGGCCGCTGGAACGTGGCCGGGCACCTCTTCCCCGAGGGTGAGAGCAAGGGGATGCTCGGCGAGGTGACGCTCTCCGCCGAGCAGAAGGTGACGGGGAGCGGGAAGTTCCCCTGGGTGCTGACGCACCTGGACATCGGCTAG
- a CDS encoding TldD/PmbA family protein, translating into MTTNGTQELTLSHEERHRQLAREIFAWLEGKVVYADLLIEEIAKAEYNRLISGEEIVKPFTSKGALQLRLVGEEGRKLELSVGLLPFADLEENLAFAVHALQLQEPNPGFGLAPIPNPGRERYGKPVPLDLRDVDLAQMLGKLASEIDRLAEEQRLAAPEALRERLEIGTELWCYSQIEEKFIADSEGVLKTQILPSTYLSMSVKVKDRESGKITEQRARIGEILPLDFLFDAEGEGLRGEHRERLGRYLRKAVELQGGRKLSTEELSSLTHLVLDSTAMVFVHEAQGHNFEADIIKEGGSGLVEKDGKPARDPLGTPVVDLYDGQVRRPDGSFELDGGFGTHYIDDEGVEVQPVRLVKDGRIVDMLHSRETAHHFGVVPNGRGFSELGDPRIPRMTNTYLYPAEGAPWHEDLEPLFEGITLGVYLEGSKGGAVSKDGMSTNIQYCRLIRDGKLTDEVLLPANLTVRTVTALEGVEAFAGPLKCDDPGFCGKGQTKTVTDGGPVTRIRRTDAITIGW; encoded by the coding sequence ATGACGACGAACGGAACGCAGGAGCTCACCCTCTCCCACGAGGAGCGCCACCGGCAGCTGGCCCGGGAGATCTTCGCCTGGCTCGAGGGCAAGGTGGTCTACGCCGACCTGCTCATCGAGGAGATCGCGAAGGCCGAGTACAACCGGCTGATCAGCGGGGAGGAGATCGTCAAGCCCTTCACCTCCAAGGGGGCGCTGCAGCTGCGCCTGGTCGGAGAGGAGGGGCGGAAGCTCGAGCTCTCGGTGGGCCTCCTGCCCTTCGCCGACCTCGAGGAGAACCTGGCCTTCGCGGTCCACGCGCTCCAGCTGCAGGAGCCCAACCCCGGTTTCGGGCTGGCGCCGATCCCCAACCCCGGCCGGGAGCGCTACGGCAAGCCGGTGCCCCTCGACCTGCGGGACGTCGACCTGGCGCAGATGCTCGGCAAGCTCGCCAGCGAGATCGACCGGCTGGCCGAGGAGCAGCGCCTCGCGGCCCCCGAGGCCCTGCGGGAGCGGCTCGAGATCGGCACCGAGCTGTGGTGCTACAGCCAGATCGAGGAGAAGTTCATCGCCGACAGCGAGGGCGTCCTCAAGACCCAGATCCTGCCGAGCACCTACCTCTCGATGTCCGTGAAGGTGAAGGACCGCGAGAGCGGGAAGATCACCGAGCAGCGGGCGCGGATCGGCGAGATCCTCCCCCTCGACTTCCTCTTCGACGCCGAGGGCGAGGGGCTGCGCGGTGAGCACCGCGAGCGCCTCGGCCGCTACCTGCGCAAGGCCGTGGAGCTGCAGGGCGGCCGCAAGCTCTCCACCGAGGAGCTCTCCTCCCTGACCCACCTGGTGCTCGACAGCACGGCGATGGTCTTCGTGCACGAGGCGCAGGGCCACAACTTCGAGGCCGACATCATCAAGGAGGGCGGCTCGGGGCTGGTGGAGAAGGACGGCAAGCCGGCCCGCGATCCCCTGGGCACGCCGGTGGTCGACCTCTACGACGGCCAGGTGCGCCGCCCCGACGGCAGCTTCGAGCTCGACGGCGGCTTCGGCACCCACTACATCGACGACGAGGGGGTCGAGGTGCAGCCGGTCCGCCTGGTGAAGGACGGCCGCATCGTGGACATGCTCCACAGCCGGGAGACCGCCCACCACTTCGGGGTGGTGCCCAACGGCCGCGGCTTCTCCGAGCTGGGCGATCCGCGCATCCCCCGCATGACCAACACCTACCTCTACCCGGCCGAGGGCGCGCCCTGGCACGAGGACCTCGAGCCCCTCTTCGAGGGGATCACCCTGGGGGTCTACCTCGAGGGCAGCAAGGGCGGCGCGGTCAGCAAGGACGGGATGAGCACCAACATCCAGTACTGCCGCCTGATCCGCGACGGAAAGCTCACCGACGAGGTGCTGCTGCCGGCGAACCTCACCGTCCGGACGGTCACGGCCCTCGAGGGGGTCGAGGCCTTCGCCGGCCCCCTCAAGTGCGACGACCCCGGCTTCTGCGGCAAGGGCCAGACCAAGACCGTCACCGACGGCGGACCCGTCACCCGGATCCGCCGCACCGACGCCATCACCATCGGCTGGTAG